Below is a window of Macadamia integrifolia cultivar HAES 741 chromosome 8, SCU_Mint_v3, whole genome shotgun sequence DNA.
CCAATTATTTTCATAACCTTGGTTGTGGCCCATGCCTGTAAGATTGAGtacaaaagaacaaaagaagaaacaagaagatGAAACGAAACACAAAACTTGGGACCAATGACCAGGGCAGCTCACGCCCTGAATTAATATAGACAACAGAGCGGAAGCCTGACATTCTGCAGGGGCTTTGTTTTAAGATATAAAATAAGGAGTGAGGAACGACGCATGTGGATGTGGATCTATCATTACTTGAGCCTTGAGGCCCATCACCGAGAATCCTCCTTAATTGTCACTTGCCAATATACTTAGAAATTTCATCCACGACTCAAGACCAAACAAATATGGAAGAGGCTACCTTTTCTTGGCTTGGATTCTGACGCATATGCATTTACAGTGACTAATGgtcattttcctcttttttcttttttttttttctaattttctttttttttccccaagtGACGTGGAATTCCTTTTTTATAGGACAATTCAACCGTTGCCGTTTTGGATTGCCATTACGGTATCCCTAATCTTAAGGGAGTGGGGAGATCTACTGCTCAAGGCTTCATCTAAAAGAAGAAACATACCCACTCATGCGCTGGGAAAAAATTATCGCACGAACAAAACAAATGGCTCAGCTCCCTAAATCCATACAAGAACAAAACAAACTAGATACCATACAATCCAAGGAAAGGGGGTTGACCCAAAACCGAAACTTcgaaacaacaacaaaaaaaaaattaaaaaataaaataaaaagtagagATTAAAAGCATTACCGATTGCGATAAGCTGAATAACAGATAATTCCTTGGCCAATTGGTGTCCCTTGGACTTGGCATGGGCGGAATCGACCTGCTTTCTCCTCATCAAACTTCGAAATCCCCATAAAAATCCTCCACCACTAGTACCACGACCCTCCTTTTGGGAATCAACCACGAACCCCATCGAATTAGAAACTTCGGCCCCTTTGGCTCCTCTTCTCCttgttgttcttgttcttcttctgagAGAAATCAAAACAGGGTCATTTCTTAACGAGACCAATTAACCTGCCCGCCTACCCCCTTGTAAAGAATTTTCTGACTGAAAAttcaaagattttacattttttcCGTAAAGGATTTGAATTCCGGAAAGATTAAAAACACCggccattgaaaaaaaaaattttaaaaaccctGAAGTCTTAACCCCTTACCAGTTACCAGCGGCAGCAGAGGACGAAAACAAAATATGGAGAAGTGAAGGAAGAGTCTCCTTATGTGCAAGCAACTCCTCGTCTCCTCACGATCTCCCCACTTCCCGATAACTTGAGATGCAGTCAAGAGCAGAACCACAGCTCCAGGATGCAGGGAAGCAGGGGTGAGGGAACAGGAATGGGAGAGCAAGGCTGAAGCAGAGACACCGAGGAACAACGATGCCCACGTTCCCAAGAGAGCCTATGCTTTTAAAAGGACACCAAGGCTAACCCCCTGCGTTTGTTATGTTGGTTTGGTATCGGTGTCAATTGTCAAATGTAACCGTTCCGGTTTGGTCGACCACATTATACAAACCGACCATTAGTCGGGTGAACCGGTTAATAACCCTTGGTCGGTTCATCATCTAGTCTTAAATCTTAATCTGTtgttttttctcctattttataTTATTGATTTTAATCGATTTGttttttaaaccaaattgaaccatttagtaaatattCGATTCACTTTTTATTCGGGCAGTCTTAGTTGGGTTTGTTACGCTTGTAAGATGCCTACCTGTGGTGAATGAGGCAATTTCTCTTCACCTATGATGAAGGAAGAATTGAGAATGAGTCTAGATAGCATAGAAATGGATTTTGAGAACAATGAAAAGAAATTATCAACTTTGTATGGTATGGGACAGACTTGAAATGATCCATAAcctagttaaaaaaaatttcctttttctttttttcgaaGTGACAAGATTCTGGGTGTATTCACTTCAGATGAACTACTAGTTGTCAAAGAAACGGAGTATTTTCAAAAAAACTAGAACAaagttttcatttatttacatatGGAGAATGAAGAATTCCCCATCACGAAGGATTTAACCTTGTGATTAGAAGCTTGTGTCATCACAAATTATTGCCCTTTTATTACACGTGATTGAGAACACTCATTTATAACCCTGTCAAACAAGACAATGTCAATTATAAGACCATTGAAAACACCCATCTTTAGTTGCCATTGAATCCTAGGACAGCCTTAtcagtacattttttttttatagcttAGGTAGTTACTTACCTTTATCAGTACATTAGAGCTTTCATTTTTGCTAATTCCTacaaaataacaataacaataataataataattttttttgtccaaaaaaaaattaattataataCTTTTCAAAATAGTAATTTCTGAATGAGTCAATAACCTTATTAGTTGTCTatcattattttattcattaagTTGATTGcgtttaattgggataaggctgagttgttgttgtatcttATCCATTAACGCACATGATAATGAGTCAGGTCAAAGAagttccaaataaaataataataataataatttaagttTAGTGTAGGATtttgttgatatttttatttttggctatTAGAACCCACGCCCATTTAAtcttaatttaaataaaataacaaactctaaagagagagagagagagagagagagagagagagagagatttatgtaaaaaataaactgaacaaaaaaataaataaatatatatatttttttgggtacacAAATTGACATATTGCGAAAATCGTAAACAACATAAGGTGTAGATTGAGCATAATCAGAAATCAAAAGAGATCTCATCCAAGTCAAAGGATCCAAAGAAAGTGGCTTCACTTTGACGAcatctttatcttcttttttttttttttttctggatagAAATCTTTATCTTAATTAATTCCCATTACCTTGGTTGGGAAAGCTTgtggttttgtttgtttgttcaCACAGGCAGCTTgaggtgggtgggtgggtgggtggctTTATGGGAAATGAAGTTGTGATCCTCTTCTATAAGGCTATATAGTTTCTTTATGGGAATCATTTCCATAACATCAATATATGGGTCACTTTTGCACATCTCTTCATATTTCACCCATTAACTCAATAGTTGtgaaatgtttaaaataatCTTCTTTCCAGTTGGAAGATTGAAAGGGGAACCCTCTATCAGCCACATTAAAAAGGGATCAAAGGGAACCCTCTCTCCTTTTATTCATGAttttaatgaattatttatttagattGTCATCTAAGTATTGGGGATTAAGTATGTTGTTTTGAATATACGAAAAAAATGGATATATCTTTTCCCCATCACTCCATCTTAGGGTTAACAACTCCTTAaagattttaatatatttttcgaAATACTTTTATAATACGACATACATCTAAACCCATCATGGTGTAAACAGATCCCCATTTTTTATGGCACAAGGAAAACTCAAACCCTATATAAATATAGAATTTTCATCCCCTAATTAGCCAAGATAGAGCAGTTGTTGatgtttctttttcaaaatctataaacaataaaaaaaaatctatctttCATTCTCCAGTTGACAAAGAAATTCAAAGaaaggaagcaaaagaaaaaacaatggaAAAATTGTACACCCATCTTTCCAATAATAAAACCTTTTCTAAAACTACAATTATTAATATAGGGACTCGTGCCATATTGAAAAGAAACATAGTAGTTGAGTACACGGCAAACATttatatggaaagaaacataTATTAATAATGGTTTGTCTTTGTGTATGTTTGAAAAATAGTTTGACAATAAAATAAGGAGAATGCTCACAACATGTGTGtccaaaatataatatattatcaCAAACACTAGGGTTTCTTCTATGCACTTTATCATTTAGAATACCTTTTTTCATGGTTTATATCATGGATTTCTTATTGATACATGCATCttataaataatttataatattattcttttttgttgaTCTAGTAATCTTATAATTTCTCATGTGTATTCAAAAAAGATGCAAGAcaataatagttttttataataatacaagaataaatcacttttaaattatattaattttttttttattcttgatttAAAAAACTTTTAGGAATAATAAAAGgtaatacaaaagaaaaaaatgtgtcaCTTTTCAATACACTTATGATAATATCGGCAAATAAAGttcatttgaaaatttaaattttggtaAACAAATATGTGCATGTCATCATCTAGTTaaagtcaaaattttgcataAGGAATTTCCATGCATCATTGTGATTTTGATTAGTCATTTGTCAATTTCCAGGCtcgaattccatcaaatacCTCCATATATGCACTTGCATCCCTATATTTGTCAACCATCCATTTATCGACGTTCACTTTtaacaataataatattcataaccttatcccaactgaatggggtcaactacatgatccgatatagaaaataaaaaagtaaaaaaacaaaagagaggttaaaaagaataaattaggGGGATAATAGAAGAAGGTACAACAGTATAGAAAGACGCATAATGGAAACATTCTCTATAGGGGGTCGACAACACGGGTCATTACCCTCCacgaaactctatccgaagtcatactcGAGCCCTACACTTTGCATATCGTTTCGGACCACttcgttaatagtcatctttggCCTGCCCCTACATTTTCTGGCTCCTTTCAAATGGATCTGGTCCCTCTTCCTTATTGTGGCCTCCATAGGTCTTCGTTCACTTTATTATCcttaatttttcaatatttcatttttttctgaaacttAACATATGAACGGTAACCCATGGTTCATCTATCTACAAAATTACAATCTTATCTGACCTACCACGTGGTTGAACCAAGGCCCACAGAGAGAACCGTCTCTATATTAGCCAGGATAGAAACACTGctccttgcttttttttttttggatttgtttGATCAATCAGTAAAaccatacaattttttttttttttgtttgataacACTCCTGGATACAAGAGGTTAATTAATGGagtaattaacaaaagacagTTAATGGGTTCACATGTGGATCCATCATCCACCATTTTGCCGACCAGTTCATCTGGTCCGGAGTCAATCCGGGTGAAGGTTGAATCAACTTTATTAATTGAGatggaaacaaagaaatgaagTCCACACACATTGGCGTGCACGTAAGTTCGCTACCTGGAAAATTCTCTCCCTTCATTATTCGTGAGAGTTACTTGTAAATTATTGGCGTGACGAAGCACTTGGCCAGTTTTCAGACCACTCAGAAAGTGTCCACGTGGTTCTTACATCATCAACTTTCCACGTCACATGGTTCTTCCCTATATTACAATCTTATATGGGTATGTTGGACAAAATAAAGGAGAATTATTTTCTGATCGGGTCTTTTGGTGACTGATCTGTTATAAGGGTTAAGTGTGATTACGTATAATTGAGGTTTACTTTTTGACTCAGAATTGTAAAATTGAAAAAGTTTCTATTAATCGATAacgaacaaaaaaaataatctttctTTCTTCGGATTATTCACCCACTAAAAACATAAAGAGGCTACTAAATATCTAGAATATGCAGGATGCGAAAGAAGATAATGTTATCATTTTGATTCTCGATGAATATACTCTAGTGCACTCTCGCATTGGCCACTGGTATGGTATTTTCTATGCCAAACCATTAGCCAATAAAATTTTTATAGATTCTCTCATCAGGGGTCAAGAAAATCTGGTACGCGGTGAACCGAGTAAGATACTTCGATTCCCTGCCATTGAAAGGTCAGaagatattatttttaaattggttatttatattttaattattttaaatttctggGAGAGAGATAAGTAATCTGTGCTTGGAATGAATTCCCATACAGTCTAGATTCAATTCACATTATATAATTTTGAATCTGATTTTCTCTATTATCCATCTGCAGCTACAGCAATGCAGAAATCTTatcctattctctctctctctctctctctctctctccaataaaGCATAAAGAATAATGCCTGATACAAGTATAGAATACAAATTAGAATcaattttggcatcatagatcTCTTTATAGAATTTTCTTCTGATAACTTATAGTTTACAGATCACATGTACAGTTCAATATTTTATGCAATGggaaaccaaaaagaaaatataaaatacagCTCTTGCTGTGGGTCTCCGGCTAGCATGTCAAGAAACAATGCAACCATCCAAGCTACATACAATACAACAAAAGGAAGTTATTGTTATAGTAACAACAACATAGTGCACAAGGTTttcgctactgcagggtctaggaggggcaaatatATGCAACCTTATGTGAAGGCTTTTTAAGATTTAAACCTCTGACAGACATGtagcaatagtgcaacttaactgttataatgataataataataaattaaaaaaaaaaaaaagggctacCCAAGCAATGATCCTCTTCCCCAGCCTTCAGTGATGACTCTATTTTATAATATAATTCTCTTATTGTCATCTATTAACACAAAGATCAGTATTCATAATCAAATTGATCAATGGAAGAACCATGGAAACAGTAGTTCAAATGGGAATTGACCTGTCTTTAGAGCATTAGGTTTCATTTAATTCCCTTCCAAAGAGGAATAGATTAGATGGCAAAAGGAATGAAGTATGGTAAGAGGGTATTcataccaatggggttggtagcctagtggtgaaaatgccctcaacccatcactgCTCGAGTCGGCTGATTATGGGTTCGAGTCTTAGCATGCCCCCACTATCGCCCATTGGTCCTACGGAAACACTGTTTGCCATACGGGGGCTTGTCCtgagggctatgatcactaccacgAACCACCCTTtttccattaccaaaaaaaaaaagtagtgggGATTCATACTTCCTTTTGGTGGATCCTGTAAGGAGGACAACCTTGTAGAGGGTATTTACACTTTCTTTTGTAATTCCTGTCAAGAGGAAAACCTTACTTTTGGTGGGTCCTAGTTAACctttttgacaaacaaaacaaaaacatctCAATCTCATTATCTCATAATAATATTATAGAATATAGAAATGCTTGGCTTCTACTCATCCCTATAGGGTCTACTGAAGATACAGATACAGATTGGAAAAGAGGATGTTCAGCAACAAGACCAACACTCCAGAGTGTTACATGAATCATTTTCATGGAAAGCTACCAACCTGACCTACACAACCATCATCTCATTCCTCCATTATACTTATTGTGGGGTCAACCAAAATTATTGGCACAGTTTATTCTTCTTAGAATAGAATTTGGCTAAGTTAATCATAGTTATCAAACCCAGTACAGCAATTAACAGTGAATGAGCTAACTCTCATTTTCTCAAGGTGGGTCCATCCCAGTAGACAATCAAACTTTGGTGGTTCCTAATTAGCATACTACAATttcaacaaaaaaggaaaaaataataataataataataataatttgaatgATGGGGGGCAAAGACAACACATTCTAATCATCTCTGATTATAAAAGCATTGGTGATTAAAAGTTCAGATGGTGGGTGAAGCAATCAGCAATACTAGATCACTGCTAAAGTTTAATTGCAttatatacccaaaaaaataaaaccttaatGGATTTTGTAAGGGTTTCCACTgcttttgctttcccttttttttttttttatcacaattACCACTAGCTACCACATGTAAAGATTTTTACTCACTTCTAATTGTGTATAGGCTTTTCCAGAAATGTGTGGGAGTTGTTCTTGGGTAGGCTTTCTTTGGGTTTTGCACACAACAACAATGCCTCATATTTGATCAAGGGGACATTCTAACAGTACTGGAGAGCTTTTATCTTTTCTTGCCACTTTTTCGGACAGGAAATGCATGAACTTCTATCCCATTACCTTTTGACTTTCTCTACAATCTTCAGGAACAATTTAGAGGGTTCCATTGTTTTGGGAGAAGCAACTGAATCACTTCTTTTTGTAGTAAACTGTATAATTTATTCCCTTGAATGCTAAACCTTCTTAATAAGGGTATCAATGTGTTCTACCATAACCCACAGGACATCAAATTATCAGTAACATTGCTAAGTAGGACCCCAGCTACCTTCTATTAGCTCCAAGTCTATTGATTCTTCTCCAAATATGATTAAATCACACCCTGAGTCACAACCAACAATCATCTCAACAGTATCACATTTAAAGCAGAATAGGAAAACACAGGCATCCAGCATTTGAGAAATGTAATCATAACTAAATTTGTGACTAGGACTTCAAGAGGCCACAATGAGAAGTTAAACAAAAACAGAATTCCTCTTTAATATGAATGATCAATAAAAAGAATTCTTTTGGTTAGTCAATTTCAACAATTTTATGGtactaatttatttatttatgttgcgCAAATCAATTCATCTGCTGAGGTTGGTTTGAACAATTTTTAGACCATCAGACATGGCACCATCTAATAGTGGTCTCTGCCCCAACTTGTGTACCAACAGACGCTTTATCGTTATgattccttgttttcttttcataCATTACTCAGAAATATAAATGTATAATGCCATTGAATATTTTTAACTAGTTAAATCCCAACTTGAGTGTCAAGGGCACCACACTGCTGTATGttaatttctttccaaaatCCTTATCAGTTATTGATTTGTTCCAAAGTGCTCTTGGCTGATAAAGTAACTTCTTAACTGATGTCTTCCCCCAAATTATTTAACTCTTCCGCAGATTATTGCGGCTTTTTGCATCtacaatcatgttttctgaCCAGATGAAATTatatagttttatttttttttaatgttagaAGTTATATGCAATTGATTGTTGTGAATTTTAGGCTACGGTCTCCAAAGAATTTGGCACATAAATTAGACATTTAAAAGTGTACTTCATGCatctaaatataaaataaaacaaaatcatcCAATCACACACTAATCGTGTACTTTGATTCTTAGAATTAGTGTTCCTTGAATTGGATTGAGTATGGTGAGGTATTCCtcaaaaagtaaataaataaataaaactgaaTAAATACATCAGAAAAGCTCAAATTTTGCAAACAATACCACTTAAAAGTAGAAAGATTTAGAAGTCTAGTCATATGTGCTCCTGCATCAAAACTCACTTCCCAAAAACATGATGAACTCACTATAAAATCAACATGAAACAGTAACTCCAAAATTTGGTTACAGTGGATTTGGCCTTCCTTTACTTGATCCTATTCTCATGTTCTTCAAGATTTATAACATTACAAACTGTGGTCAACCATAGAATACCTTGAAAAAAAATGCTGCCTTTGGCATGTCTTTACAGATAGCCTTAATCAAAATAAGGCTCAAATTTACAAATCTACTGATGTATCAGAGTCaagaattagaagaaaaaaaaatccagatgcAGAGGCAGTTCTCTTTTACTCTGCTTCATGATGGTCCTTCCACAACCCGAATCAGGATAGCACATCAGAATAATATCTCAACCATTTGTACAGCCTAGCTTCAGAATGGAAACTGAATATCATCAACATTTTCTCAATGGTAACAGAGGCAACCCAGCAGGTCtggatgattttcctttttcGGTCAGATGCAAACAATATGACATTAATAAACACTCTGTAACAGAAACATTTTTACAATTGAATTTGGAACCTGTCCAGATCATATCTGGGGAAGCCAAGGGAAGAATTGATGCTCTGAACATCAAGAAGTTCAAAGAACTTTGATCATTTTTCTCTGAGAATATGGCCTATGAACCAGTGATCAATGGATTGCAAGGTATCATTGCACACAATACAAAAATGCGCAATGCAAATGGCCAGCCTCAACTAAGAACTCATAGGTGACCAGACAGCCTGAATTTCATGCTAATCTGAAGCTTTTTCTGAAACTTCTGAAGCTCAAAAACAATATGTCATTCTGTTATATCAAAACAAAGCTTTGCTTCATCCCAAGGACCATTTATCTCAAACTTGTACTCTTGTATCTTTATAAGCCAATAAGGGCAGACAACCGTGACAAATACCAAAAGACCTAGTAAAAATGCAAACAGCAGCCGTTGCAATGTGAAAACCAACCCTAAGGTCACAGTcatcaaacaaaaagaaaacaaaaggtgCAGCCTAAAGGAGTACTTCTTGATACAATATGTAAGCAGTGGGGCAAAAAGGAAGACCTGCAAGGAGAAAAGCATAATGGCAAACACATGAAGCCTCGACGGGAGGCGAGAAGCAATTAAAACAGAAGCCACAATAGAAGCATTTAAAGAGACATTGCCAGTGAAGGTTGGATTGTTCAAAGCCCCAGGTGGCCTTATTGTGGACCCTGAGTAGTCATGCAAAAAGAGATGGACTACAAGAAGTGATGCTGTGAGTGCCAAAATGGAGTCAGAGCTGATGGACCTAGTGAGTGTGTGGTAAATAGGAGCCAAAACATACAACCCACTTACAAAGAAAgcaacattgagaaaataatgaGAGAGAAGATTAATGGAGACCTTCTCTGTAGTAGTGAGGAGCACTAAGAAGCCTACTCCCAGAAGGATCACATCAAGCAGCATGAGAGAAGCCACATCAATGGTGGAACCAAGCATGTAAGTCCAAACACAGACTACAAGAGCAACAATGCACAGATACTGAGAGATGGAAACAGAATCCTGCATCACCTTCAACATGTCCCGCTTGACCACATTGGCATTCATGACCATTTCTTCAAGGAAAGACTCATCAGTGTAATTGTCATCATATCCTGGTTGCATCCCGCCATATGCCACTTTTCTCCATTTAGGCCGACTTAGCAATTGGTTCCCTTCAACCTTGGTCTCCATCAGAGCCACTGATCGATTGCAGATAAAGTTTCTTGGACTTTTTGAATTTCACTGTGTAGTGCACTACTTAAACTTCACTCGAGCTCTCCAACAATTCAGTGTTTATCTGTAGCATGTCCCAATTTGAACAGGTTAAATGCAAATTGAAATTGTCATGTTCAAGAAATCTTCATAAATCCAAGTACTatagttaaggccataaattttGAAACCTTTAAAAAGTACAAAGACAGATAAACCCAGATCCCATCTGATgctgaaaatgaaaaatgtttATGTTACAGCCAGAGGATATGGTTTGGGGAACAATTCCAGTTTTGTAAATTCTGGCACTGAATTTTATAGAGCTAAATTAAGCTTTAACAAATCAAATTGCTAACAGACGACACCAGAAACATATAAATTATGTAAACTGTGCCaaaaaattgagagaaaatTAGAATTCGTTCTTCCTAAACTCAGATTGCCCCCATGCAGTGACAAGTACATCAATTGTCAGGCTTGGATATGTGATCAACCACAGACATGAGAAATCCTGTCACAAATTAATAAAACTATTATTGGAAACCAAGGATGCAAATAGGACTTGAAGTGCTCTAACAAAATCTTGAATACTTACTTCCTCAGCAAGCATGCTTAGGGAGATAAGCCCTAGTTATTTACATATAACAGCAACATTTCCCTTCAGCAGAAGGAGTCAACCTTACCCCTTCAGCAGAAGGAGTCAACCTCAAAATGGAAAATGCATGATCAAACCCAAAAGATAAGATTATGAATCCCacccgcaaaaaaaaaaatgtgtgcaTACTGGATTTCATAACCCTAAATGATTAAATATCAATCTATATCACTATCACAATAGATAGGGTTGAGTGTAGGTAATTTTTATATCAAGTACGTGACATATTAAAACCCTAGATTTTAACCATACTATTGTCTATTCACCAACCTTAGAGCCGCAGATTAACATTCCTACGTTATCTACAAAAGAGAACATTATAATCCCTCTTCAGTAACTAAGTATACTGCTAGGGTCTGTAAAATTTTCCCTAGAGCAAAGCAGATTGGTTTTAAAGTGGTTGTTCTATTTGGATCTGGCCAATAGGAACCTTCCGTGGCATTGTTCGAAGGTCTGCATTTGAAATCCCCTCCCATGTCCCATCCCAGATGTCCACCAGCGACAGAATTGAGAAGTGCAAATTATCAGCATGAGGGAaaattttaaatccaaaaaCTTTGGAAGAGATAGCAAGAATCAGTTTTAGAAAGGGATGAGGGGGGATGGGGGAGGGTTAAAATACTAATGCTAGTACCAATTCGGATTTTTTTACCTAGAGAAGATGAGAAATATTGTAattcaaattcctcttcttctcttctcttgccACAACCTGCTACAAAAAGGTCGAGCTCTGTCCGAACCTGAGGAGGGAAATAACTTTATCAGGCATCACCacaggaaggaaggaaggaaggaaggagagagaaagaggatgaagtaGAAGATAACAGAAAATCAACCATTGCTTCTGCCAGAATAATTTCAGCAGCAGAACAAACGTTGCTATTGCCAGagatagggaagaggaagaaggatggatggagaGACATAACCATGTCATGCTTCTTTTCCGTCTCTGATACTTCATAAGTAATCAGCGAcaccctcttcttttctctttgtctTCATTCTCCCCTTGAGGTCGAGAGTACTTAGTTAAACGCGCGGGGGGTGTTTAAAATGGTTCAGAATTTTAAAcaggaagataaaaaaaatcagtcAAAATTTTTGGGAGCAGCAAAAAATAGGAAACAGAAGATACAGGTTTCAAAcgtttagatttgaaaaatataagacaaaaaatatggCAATGTACACACATAAATTCACCACTTTGTCTAggctctcaagtctcaactacCTACATATTATATTCAAACCATCCATTCCGATCTCAGAATAAATTATAGGACACTTCCAAGGAAtctgtttgaactttgaatcaAACATGTCAAGTAACAATTATCAATAAACAATCAATTACTTTGAACACTTATCAAGTAACAATGAAGAAGGCcatgagaaatgtaaattacataaaaaaaaaaaaaaaaaaaaaatctgtgatGTGGCAAACAGATTGCCAATCTGCTGAAATTCGAGGACCACTTCTAAAGGACTCCAAAAGGAGCCTACATGGTTTGATCATTAACCGAAGTGCAAGCTGGAACTTAAGACCTGGTACGGAAATTATGGTCCTCTGAGGCTGCAACAGCTTCATCCAATATAATTGGACCTGTAATTATGGTCATATTCACTCCACTAACACAAACGTAGTTGTTGAAACCAAACCCACTACATCAATAAATCTACCGCAAAGAGAGGGAGCATACAAATGAAAAGAAGCACACGATTGCATACattaggaaagaaaatggagGAAACATCAAATCAATTCAACTGCTTGGATTTGTAACGAAGTTTTTAAACCTGCAAGAGCCTTTTTCTCCAGTATGATGGTAATGAAATCACGTACTGTATTGAGGAACACATTGATCAGCCAGGTAGGAGATCTCAGATACGGTAGATAGTAGAAAGAAGGCAGAACAGCAAAGTGACAAAATGGGGAGAATCTGGAAGGAAGGATTCCtatctcttccctctctcccaAGTTAAAACCTCAAATCCAACCCAACAACAAGGCTCCCAATCGTTTCAGAGTGGAACCGAATGTAGAACCTCTAGCtgatttcttaccttttttttccgCTGCGCCACTGCCTCAATGGCAGAGCCGGC
It encodes the following:
- the LOC122086496 gene encoding phosphatidylinositol N-acetylglucosaminyltransferase subunit C — translated: METKVEGNQLLSRPKWRKVAYGGMQPGYDDNYTDESFLEEMVMNANVVKRDMLKVMQDSVSISQYLCIVALVVCVWTYMLGSTIDVASLMLLDVILLGVGFLVLLTTTEKVSINLLSHYFLNVAFFVSGLYVLAPIYHTLTRSISSDSILALTASLLVVHLFLHDYSGSTIRPPGALNNPTFTGNVSLNASIVASVLIASRLPSRLHVFAIMLFSLQVFLFAPLLTYCIKKYSFRLHLLFSFCLMTVTLGLVFTLQRLLFAFLLGLLVFVTVVCPYWLIKIQEYKFEINGPWDEAKLCFDITE